Below is a window of Humulus lupulus chromosome 2, drHumLupu1.1, whole genome shotgun sequence DNA.
TGTTGCCCATGTAGTCAAGGAAAACCCTCAAGAACCAACAATAGGTGTCCTCTATCTCATCCACTATTAGTCCGCACCCAAACACACAACTCTCAAAGTGTTAATTGACGCCAACAACGATTGTCAATGGCTTATTATACTTGTTCGTTTTGCACGTTGAGTCGAATGCAATGACCTCACCAAATAGCATGTAGTCCCTTCTATTCACTCCATCAGCCCAGAAAGTATTTGCCTAGTGATTTTGCTCATCTAACTTGTACTCGACATATATATCAGGATCCTTTGTTGATAGGCTATCCAAGAAAGCCAACGCACCCTCTTAGTCACTTGGTAGGCTATCTAGTTTTCTTAAAGTGGTAACTTTGTTGTACACATCTCTTAGTTGAAAAGGAAGATTATCGTACCTAACCGATTGCAGGGCCATGTGTGCTACTGCTAAACTAGTTTTTATCCCACATATGTTCATGCTCATTACATGGGAAGCCATTGCTCCTAGAACCTCGCGGTTTGAATGTAAGAAATGCATTTGTGATGGGATCACCAAATCATGATTGTGAACTGCTACAAATTCCTTACACCACCAAAGGTTTGTGTCTTTCATTCGAAGGATTCGGATCGCAGCCTGACACCCACATCGTGTTATTTCTTTTGCATGCTTCTTTCGGTTTggcaggttcaaaaaaatttctcTTCGAAAACTTTCATTAGAACAAACCCACCGACGTATGCTAATAATGTCGTCCCTGTATTTGGTGTCGTCAATCCTAACACCAAATCCAACCCACTTGGCGTAAGTCTTGTAGAAAGCCTCCCATTTATCTAAAGTCTCCATCTCCTTGCCCCTAATATCAATAGTATCTATTTCAGTTACTGGTTTGTATAGTTGAAGGGAGCCAAGAATTTCTTTCCAATGAGGATTGGAGGATAAATCAATGTCCGTCATATCTCCTTGCAATGCATGAAAATCATTTAAGATGTCAATATGCGAATCCCTAAttgtttctatatatttgtttagTGTAGTCTTAAGCATATGTAAGCAAGAGGTGCATATGTGAATCCACGAACAAACATTTATCTAGTACTCATGTCATATTCCATTATAATTATTCTAGCATAAAACATACTAATATTTATACTAAAACAGAAATAATGCTTCTTGAAGACCTATATTTATACTCAAAAGTAAATAATTATTCCTGAACACCTATATTAATACTCAGCAATATTCTCATTCATACACAATGTACAAAGTCTTTGAATTAGTGGTTGAAATACATACCTTGAAAGTGCTTCCTCTGATGAAGAGAATGCTTGAGAAATTTACCAAGTGTTGGAATTATAACTCCTTCGTTGATAGAACAACTAAATGAGCTTCTATAGATTGTATTTAGTTAAAATGAAATGGTAGATATGGGGCAGATAACATCATTTATTATTTTGTCTATATCTTGCAGTGCACTTAATTACTAGCTTAAGAACTGCACATTTGTTTTACACTGACAATATTTGGTTTACTAAATTAGTTATCCACATAAGGCCCAAATAAATAAAAGCCAAATTGAACTGAATTGCAAGTGTTTGGGATGACTATGTAATACGGCTCAATCACCTTTAAAAAAGATCTATATATTTTGATCAATATAAGCATAAGTCCAATCACCCTCATATTACACATTTTATTATATTCCACTGCTTTTAAACATAAGACCCACTCAAATATAATAGTTGGAATATGCCTATCTACATTTGACCAATTTTACtgtaacgctctacttccttagagccgttactaagtgagtttaaaaatgtgctttcatctcgctaatcgaggttttagatcaaacagtgtaattaagctataaatagaggaaaaaccttagaaatattaatttccatagaaaatcataaaaggtttacacttgggatcccaaaatacagtttagaaatgtttacaacatattaatcaaaccaagtcgactaaacgacaaaatcagagtttatttacaagcatctcccaaaatcctctggccgcTGCGGCCAGgctagccaaacatgtacacgctgcctcacgcctgctgtactcatggttggttgatcacctctgtaccctttacctgcaccacagagcatctgtgagccgaagcccagcaagagaacccacaagcagatagcatatgcaacacatatatcaaacatttaaacatgccaccaatggctaaacacgtatGACCTAgtcgtcccaggcatttaccaagccctgggttcgcggaccatgccgtgaggatatcccaggtatccttttgggGACTCGccttggaaactcgcactccacgtgctcagcgctgcaccaggccccttgccattctcggccttgcactcaatgtgcccaacgccgttccgggcccttcgccgttctcggtctacaccgttcccaactcaagccgaccattcacatcataattcacatagcataacaagcaagtatagaattctagtataatcagataaagggctacgccccgcagttctaacatattgggcccGACCCTGCATACTAATCCATTAaatcacactgggctcagccctgcatatcagttcattcaaacacattgggctcagccctgcacacaagctctatgggaacaagggttctcttacttgagttccgagctttctgagcaccgatgccccgagcacagtcctccaacgtgagcctcgccgagaccctagtcacaacacattaacaatgtccttccatcaaattctaatccaacaaataacttagagccataaccctaacctccgggtccttgaattctatcaatccgggtgatataatccatcccgagccttaaccattgaattactaagcctaaatacccttagaaatgcaaactggcactaagggccgcggctagcctcaaaacagaggctagcaccacactgacccccacacgggccgcggcgcacccctcctagggccacgacgctcctcaccgaacccagaattcttcatcaatttcctaccttttcttcaagccaattctcaccaaaactcacctatctaacccatATATTGAacactgttgacggtgaaatctcgtcaacgaaattagatcggaaaactcaaaggaaaGTCAGGCgaagtttatataagaactgagaataaactttaaggaaaagtaaacatagataaacaatggagtaagccttagtatatttctcaatagcctctacatacaatgaattttccaaccccctttcaggtggtgttagagttcattttatagtaggctctaatggccttaggtacatagtggtccaggagaccaaggggtacataagtactatgtcaggggagtggcttcagagctTGTGGTCGTACgtcagtacaggagcaggtgtcaagAGAATGTCttcactacttgtctgtacccatgtctgatgagtggcggtaggcatagtggcgcaagtggtagtggtgtcgactctgacccttggccgtagacgtacgggccataactcttatcccagcagtcccactggtacgggtgtacgtactcagtactaggtcgtacaagtatgtcccattcgactcgtactggagcctctgaGCATAGGGGTCtctaggtgtaaggaatgggacccttggtgcatggctctactcatgAGGCCACTAGGTGATGTAGCTttcattccttcgcgaggccccctcgGAAGGTTTATTGGTGGCGCGGCTCTCTTGTCTGTTCACGGGGCCGAATGTGttgcggatgtgacccccatgaggctaTGTGCGAGGCTGCCACcatggggcctatttggcgaggccaccCCGTGGGCATGGGtgaggccaccatggggcctattcggcgaggccaccttggggccatgggcgaggccattcggGCCTATGTGGCGAGGCCACAttggggccacgggcgaggccactttggggcCACGGGTGAGGCCACTCGGGCCCTTGGAGATGCGCGCGAGGTGGCCGAACGACGCCAGGGAGACGCGCGCACGGTGGCCGAGTGACGCCATGGAGATGCGCGCGcggtggccgagcgacgccagggaGACGCGCGCGTTgtggccgagcgacgccaggggGTGCGCGCGCGAGGAGGGCCCCGCGCCTGGGGCATGGCTGAGCGTGGCCATGGTGATGGGGCTGGG
It encodes the following:
- the LOC133815157 gene encoding protein FAR1-RELATED SEQUENCE 5-like, producing the protein MTDIDLSSNPHWKEILGSLQLYKPVTEIDTIDIRGKEMETLDKWEAFYKTYAKWVGFGVRIDDTKYRDDIISIRRWVCSNESFRREIFLNLPNRKKHAKEITRCGCQAAIRILRMKDTNLWWCKEFVAVHNHDLVIPSQMHFLHSNREVLGAMASHVMSMNICGIKTSLAVAHMALQSVRYDNLPFQLRDVYNKVTTLRKLDSLPSD